DNA from Vicia villosa cultivar HV-30 ecotype Madison, WI unplaced genomic scaffold, Vvil1.0 ctg.000345F_1_1, whole genome shotgun sequence:
TTCTAATGCATAAACACGTATGTACATCCTAAAACTTCCCTTTAAGATGGAGCATAagtttaaaatcaaaatattaagCATTGGAATGAATGGCAGACATTTTGAACATAAAAAGTGGCAATGCTTCCGCCTGGTAATCGAATACCAATATGTGGTAGTCGACTACTAGTTGTCTAACATTcatattttaacattttaaacaCTGGTAGTTAAGTACCACTGCGTGATAATAGATTTCCACCTCtttaaaaagtgaaaatatgCAAGTTTTTGACCTGGTAGTCGAATACCACTACTTGGTAGTCGACTACCACTTCACTTTCCATTTTTGCTTAAAATTGCATTCTTAATGTATGGCTTCAAGAATGATCATGAATGATAATGTAAGAAGggtttagatgaagtgagagacgAGTTTTCTGAGCAATTGAAAGTTTTATAACACGAATTGTAACATGTACTTTAGTTATGCTTTCTTGTCTCAAACTTTACTTGAATTCCAAGGTTCATTCAATCTTGATCATCTTCTTTTATAATTTGAATGATATTACTTGgtcctttttcttttttgatagcCTTTTTCTTCACCAAAATTATACTTAATACAAGATGTATTCATAGCGATCAACTTTCGGTGCTTACTTGCAGTAAATTGATGGACTAGTTTCATTACCAGGTCTTGACAACTGGTGACGGAGAGCTCGGGGAGGCCCATATACCATCTCAGGGTTGTGTCCCTAAAGTAGTCGGACAAGATCTTCCACTTCAAAGAGTAAGGTGCTCCGATGATAGCCATCTAAGTGTTAATGTAGGCCACATGCTCGTATGGATAGATGCGTCCATTGAACTAAGCCAACGATGGCAGCTTGAAGTTCTCTAGGATGAACGTATCCTATATTTCATCCGACGGAGGCTGGGGATCCTGTGCCTCTAGTTCATCCACCATATCTGCCCCTTTTGGCATTGCTAGATATTTTGAACGTTGTCTTCAAAAGTTTGGTTCTAACGCCGAAGGTCATCCATAGCGGTATGCATCTCTACTACAACATTTTCCTCACTATCAGAGTCTTCGCTGGCCGGAGTAGCTGCCTTTTTGTTCACCATGTCGTGGGATAAGTGCAAAGATAATACTCCGACTGATTATAGTGAGAGTGGTCCAAGTTAGTTTTACCGGAGCCCTACGGTGGATGCCAAATGTACTAAATAAAAGTGTAATATACGTGACAGGCCCTCTTGGATGAGGGCTGCAAGAGGCTTTAACGTTGTTAGGGGGTATTTAGAGGTAGCTCATGTGAGATCAGAAAGTGTTGTTTAAGTATATTTATAAATGTTATTGGTTGTCCTACTAGTATAATAATAACAATGTATTTATGGCCTGGGGAACTTGTGAACCCACATTTTGTGAGTTAATACATACCTTAATATTCTCCTAAGTTATAGCtaatttgcttttagttgttgtTTTATTGCATTCTAGTTGTTTTATAGTAATTTTCTTGGAGTACAATAGATCCTCCCTTTtgttattttaatgtgttttgtgCTTGATTAAAGGTTAGCTCTGTCGGGATGAGGCAAGACTGCAGTGGTTATTACTTAGGACCGCAAACTTATACAAAATCTAGACTTAAATTAAGGAGATAAAAAGTGGTGAAGTCAACTTGGTTTCTAAGGGAAACATGGAAGGATGGTTGCATTGGAGGAAATCTTTGTTGTGTTTAGAAGGAAATTCATTTGAATCAATTTAATAAGGCTGGGAGGtactagaagaaaaaaaatattacaatagCACTTTGTGCACTGCGCAGCGCCGCCTGTGCCCTTGTCCCCCACCAATGTTCCCTCGtacctaggggtggcaaaacgggccgacTGTCCCGCCCCACCTTATACTTGCTAAAAAAATAACGGGGCGGGCAAACCCACCGAGTTGAATGGGCCTAAAAAACAAGCTCGCCCCGCCAAGGTGGAGGGTTGGCGGGCTTGGCcgcctattttttttattaatttatttttacattttttaatagattaatagactttttttaccttctaattaaatttttcacttatttttaaattttttatatataatatctctttaacaaattttacttaaaaaatgttgcatttatttacaaatagttgtataaattaaaccatcaagaattgaaatttcaaaaattaactAAAAACAGGGCGGACTTAAGGCGGAATAGGCTGAACGAATAGGCGGGATAGGCTTGCTTAGCACGACAGATCACATCATGAACACATATTTACTTCTACAATAATAATGGATCATAGCTCAACACATTTATTTTTGATATATTTCCATTCCCACATTACACTGTTTAGAACTGTTTTAAGTGAAGACTGAACTCTTGATAATCAATATTATTTGTTATCTTGCTCATGATTAATTTCAAAAGATAGTTTCTTACAAAATCAACCTAAGTAACAATTCACTCCCTTTGGATACGATATCTTTAATTTTTATCACTTGCTACTTTCAAACatacatgtatacttgcatgttACACATTTTAGAGAGCAACAGAACTGAACCGAGTCCCCTAAAATTCAGCAACCATTCTAAGAGTGACTGGATGATTCCTTGAAATCCCATACGAGCGTTAAGTTCCCTGACTTGCTATGTAATCTCTAGGACCCATTAGACACTCTATGCACGATTGTGTGTCATGTACGAGAAACTTGAAGACTCAAGCGACACATCTAGACAAGAGACGCTCAAACCAAAATAAAGACGCTCGAACTAGTGAATGAGAGATTCAAGAGGATAAAAGGCCAAGAATGTGCCTCTTGACTCGCCCTAAAGACTCTCTAAATTATATCACTACATGAATCATCCTATTGATGTGAGAATCTTCTTGGTGAATAATATAGTAAATACATCAATGTCCTTTAAAAACAAGTTATTTCTTATAACCCAAATGACTTTTTTTACAAGAAGtagattaattatttttctaGTTTCTAGTTATTTATGAAGCACATAAAGAGCCAATATTCCATCCACATCATTTTGATTCAAATTTCTCCTAACACCTGAATATTGGGGAAACATAGCTGATTCTGGGTCACTACTATGTCCAAGCCCTAAAAGGTGACCCATTTCATGCAAAGCCACCGTTTCTAAATCAAATTGTTTCACAATTGCCATTGGACTTTTAATAGAATTAGTCCTCCTCAACAATCCAACATCAATACCTGAAATAATTTTTGCTGTAGTTAGTTATCCACAACCACATGAAAATctactattttaaaataaacaaattcaACATAAGCACCATCTAAGGGAGGTGTTTGTGAGAGCTAGCTGTTTCAACTTGTTTGAGCTGATTACTGATTTAAAGAAATAATTGATAATAAAAAAGGACCAAAATTATAACCAACTCAACAAATTTTTTTGTCCTATTTTGTTTTACTTACCAAAATCATCTTGAAGACTCGTGGGAGTGTTGGTCCAATGTTCATCACCATCAAAATGAAGTCTTCCATCTTCTGGAGGAAAGCCATGAGCAAGAACATTTCCAGGTCCGTCAAATGGAGAATTATCACCGTGATCACCACAGTGAAATCCGATTATTATATCGGCCATACTAGCAACTCCAACTTCCGTGAACGTGAAATCACTAACTTCCGACCAACTTAAGAATGCATTCTCACATGCTTTCCTCACATCATCCATAGTCAACGCATCAACACTTGATTTATACATGTATTTCAAGTTTCTTCTCGACTCATTCCATTTTGGCCAGCCTGGGAAGAAGGTATAATTTAACATCCTCATTAATCCAATATCTTTGTACCTATGATGATGCAAATCAGGGACACCACAACGTGGAAGGCTCAtgatttttattgttgttgtgtcTACAAGACCAGTTACATGTAGGTTATGGtatgtttgaaaatcttttaggGCAAATTCCAAGTTTTCATCAAAGTGGTTATTTGGAATAGTGGGAGGATTAGTAATAGCATCATGTTGAACATTTAGGAAGCCAAATTTTTTAAGGTAGTTTTTGAGTTCTCCAATGCCTTTTAGGGTTTGTCCTTTTTGAGCACCATTaaggttttggagagttttgatGAATGGAACCTTGGAGGGTTTTATGGTTCTTGACTCAAAAATGGGAAATGGATTTCCTAAAAAGAGTAAAAGGAAAGAGGTTGAAAGTTTAACAAGATTTAGAGCCATAATTAACTCTATAAATTTTGGAGTGAGTGACATGCATATGGATACATgaatatttatacacaaaactaACTGTCTATCTTGCCATAAAAAAAgttgatgtgatgatttgttagAAATTAGGCACCACATCCAAACATCAAAATATTTGCTTGACAAAACATAGACTTTGGACATTTAATATTAGATATTCATGTATGTTAATTAAACAATAACTGTTAATGTTTAGGAATGAATGGATAAGATTATGTGCATATCTCTTTTAGACACCACTTctcttttaaaattattaaatattgatTATAAGAATAATTGCTTAATGATGTCACTATTAAAAAAAGACTATAAGATCTATAGTGATGCTAACATTTTCCTTCTGGTCATGATAATATTGTTGATTTGCACTAGTTGATTCAAGTTGCTACGAGTTAATATGAAGCCCAACTCAAAATAATGTTTGAGATTATAGCAtattcacattatcacatataaTTATTAGTGTTTTCCattataattaagataaaatataatatagttatTGGTGAAAGCACCAAGAAGCAAGAGCAGAACATGGGTTTTGACTATGATGCTAGCCCAACTAATGATGAATATTAGTCTGCTTTCTCCTCCATTGCTACAAGGTAATGGAATCAGCCTCAGAACATTAATTacattgataaaaaaaaagttattgcTTAAACAACAACAACTTGTAATACAACAACTTGTATTAGTATGATAAAGACACGGAAAACAATGGAAATCTACATGTAAGAGAGAAAGATGTTCTGGAAACGACAATAATATCCTTTTATTTGATTGGCCAATCAATATAATTTTGGGGTTAAAATGGACCAGCAATTTCGCCCTCAAATTTTAACTTCATACGCAATCCAATTCAAATTTGCTGTTGTTTCCAATGTTAAATTTGCATTGTTTCTGATGAAAACTAAAAGCACACATCAACACCATAACCCTAATCATTTCATCTCACTTCAACTATAATCATCATACCTTTTGTCTACTGCCGTACTCAAGCAAATTTCTAACTCATCGGTAGACTCTCCATCTTCTTTGCATGTATCGCCCCACTTTTCACTTCTTCATCTAACCTTTAATTTGTATTCTtaaacttcattttttgcatatcATGGCTAGACCATTTGAGAATGTCAAAGACATCAACGACAGAAAGGAGCTTTGGAGTTTCGAGCGatttaaagtaattttttttgaaaCGGGAATGATATCAAAAGGCCCATCCATTGGATGTGTTGGGATACCGTGTGTAAAGCTCGTGAAGAAGGTGGTTTAGGTGTTAAGAATGTGGAGGTGATGAATGTCGCGTTACTTAGTAAGTGGAAGTAGAGGATTTTAACGAATGAAGAGGCGGTTTGGCGTGGTATCCTTACTTCTAGATACAACAACATGAAGAGGAAGGTTCTCATTGGCGATATATCCGTTGAGAAAACTGACTCAATTTGGTGGAAGGATATTCTTTTATCCGATAACTGTTTTTCTGTTGAGTCATAATTTTTCAAGGGAGGTGTCGTGCAAGGTTGGGAATGGTTTTGATGTTCCATTTTGGTACAGCAGGTGGGCCGCAAATCAGCCGCTGATGCAGGCGTTCCCCGAGCTTTTCGCATTGGCGCGCGATGACGCTGTTTCGGtagtgtggaccgtcctttcgggccatacccctccgtggtgtgggatacgtgaactgactcctttttttgtcgatcggacgctttcgcgtcgcttttgaaaaagtttacagagtcgccaccgaccttttattttatccaatgaaggaaaggtttataaaagaaacagaaaaaagacctttgagagattctgggtaagggggtaggttatacaaagggaaggtgttagcaccctttgtatccatggttatccatgggctctttagtttgcttagctcatttgctttacttttcaattgattcggaatgctttacctgtgtttttgaaatacctttgcaaatagaatttgtaatgatccttgtgcggatatatacaaatgcttgtttatctttcgaaagatgttttgaaaagatcgttaattttgtaatgatccgtgtctggatgtatacaaaatattgtcttttggaaagtttattttgaaaaacaacagtgtatgagaattttgttcgttttgattttgagcaagcaaactaggaggtctaccctgagttaggaggtctttatccttgttccctttaaaaatctatccattcgtcggatataaacaaaaggttcgattttgtactcgaaacagtagagatgtaactttgattttgaaaagattgaaaaggggttaccctaggaggtgcaaatgtgattgtgattgaattcagatatttatctttgaagttagtgatctgacggttcagttttatctttgacatacacgcagtttatatgtgtgctggaaattaaaatgcagaaatgtaaagtgcggaaaataaatctacgctattacatcgattgtgcgggaaatgtaaactagcctatttacatgaatttgacatcctatacatttatctaggaattttaaattgcaagaaataaaaggcatatttttggattttttatgatttattttaattataattaatgcatgattaattaaattaaaatgaagaaaaagatgaaaaatggatttaaacctagaaattaagtttaaaatatgtacaaaatatttgttaattgattttagaacaaaactaatttttttggaatttttgaaattgttttttggatttttttaagttaattaaaacataattatataaataattacacaaataattaatgcttaaagataaaattattcaaaatatgtacaaaattagtttataatatataaacaatattttatataaagaacaatttttttgggattttttgattggttagaataattaaaaagcaaatatataaatatactaattaattatgcaaaatattgaaattttgaagaaaaataaaatatttttattttagaaaataatatattattttagaagtctaaaaatattttttgtgtattttttggatttttaaaactatttttaattaatttatcaaagaaattaaaataaaatagaaaataaaatagaaataaaagggatacttatcctgtgtggtaatttgtgagggagcatggtgtgcatgcgtgatctggatcattggatgattcattaaatgaaatcagagggtccagaaattgaggcacgtggtagaaGATAGACCTGCAAGGCACAGAATCagagagaatttaaaaaaaaacgcgcgctgattgtccaatgaggtggagacacctcatcgtcttcaaccttcagacaagggcttttacagcgctt
Protein-coding regions in this window:
- the LOC131627008 gene encoding metalloendoproteinase 1-like, whose amino-acid sequence is MSLTPKFIELIMALNLVKLSTSFLLLFLGNPFPIFESRTIKPSKVPFIKTLQNLNGAQKGQTLKGIGELKNYLKKFGFLNVQHDAITNPPTIPNNHFDENLEFALKDFQTYHNLHVTGLVDTTTIKIMSLPRCGVPDLHHHRYKDIGLMRMLNYTFFPGWPKWNESRRNLKYMYKSSVDALTMDDVRKACENAFLSWSEVSDFTFTEVGVASMADIIIGFHCGDHGDNSPFDGPGNVLAHGFPPEDGRLHFDGDEHWTNTPTSLQDDFGIDVGLLRRTNSIKSPMAIVKQFDLETVALHEMGHLLGLGHSSDPESAMFPQYSGVRRNLNQNDVDGILALYVLHK